One Synechococcus sp. CC9605 genomic window carries:
- a CDS encoding chlorophyll a/b-binding protein codes for MASSTPNDDWFQSAAAAQIRNERFERAELLNGRAAMIGFVVGVLTEALTGHGIVSQITFGLFGCN; via the coding sequence ATGGCTTCTTCCACCCCCAACGACGACTGGTTCCAGAGCGCTGCAGCAGCTCAAATTCGCAACGAGCGTTTCGAGCGGGCAGAGCTCCTCAATGGCCGTGCCGCCATGATCGGCTTTGTGGTGGGCGTGCTGACGGAAGCCCTGACGGGGCACGGGATCGTCAGCCAGATCACCTTTGGTCTGTTCGGCTGCAATTGA
- a CDS encoding DUF427 domain-containing protein: MRSVEDVASYPRPPLIELVSGSVEIWIAGQAIAHDQRYVRVCETFHPPTIYLHPSAFQPGTLHPSTGRPSFCEWKGVASYWDVSAVDGTDRRVRAGWSYPKPTEAFSLLASWISVYPRRVDRCRLDGEDVLAQPGEFYGGWVTPWIQGPFKGDPEHPDLI, translated from the coding sequence ATGAGATCTGTTGAAGATGTTGCGAGCTATCCCCGTCCTCCTCTGATTGAGCTGGTGTCCGGTTCTGTGGAGATCTGGATTGCAGGACAGGCGATCGCCCATGATCAGCGCTACGTGCGCGTTTGTGAAACCTTCCATCCGCCCACGATTTATCTGCACCCTTCAGCGTTTCAACCTGGAACGCTCCACCCCTCAACGGGACGACCTTCGTTCTGTGAGTGGAAAGGAGTGGCGTCCTACTGGGATGTGAGTGCTGTTGATGGCACCGATCGCCGTGTTCGCGCAGGCTGGAGTTACCCCAAGCCAACGGAAGCCTTTTCTCTTTTGGCCAGCTGGATCAGTGTTTATCCCCGTCGCGTGGATCGCTGCAGGTTGGATGGAGAGGACGTTCTGGCTCAACCCGGCGAGTTTTATGGCGGCTGGGTCACCCCATGGATCCAGGGACCCTTCAAAGGGGATCCCGAACATCCCGATTTGATTTGA
- a CDS encoding histone deacetylase family protein yields the protein MPLPVVYHPHYSAPLPSTHRFPMAKFRLLHQLLLEQGVVQADEVHRPLSIARRDLESVHPRTYHEAFSRDHLSRPEQRRIGLPATRPLVQRTWLAVGGTLLTARLALQRGLASHLAGGTHHAHPGFGSGFCIFNDCAVAARVLLRTGEVRRILIVDLDVHQGDGSAACFQHDPRVTTLSVHAASNFPLRKVDGDIDIPLADGTSDDDYLAAIADRLPDALDTIAPDLVLYNAGVDPHRDDRLGRLALSDAGLKMRDRLVLDACLRRRIATATVIGGGYDALAPLVQRHAIVVRAAAEQARLFDLP from the coding sequence TTGCCGCTTCCGGTCGTTTATCACCCGCATTACTCCGCGCCGCTGCCGAGCACCCATCGCTTTCCGATGGCGAAGTTCCGGCTGCTGCATCAACTCCTGCTGGAGCAGGGGGTCGTCCAGGCCGACGAGGTGCATCGGCCCTTGAGCATCGCCCGCAGAGATCTGGAGAGCGTCCATCCCCGCACGTATCACGAAGCCTTCAGCCGTGATCACCTGAGCCGACCGGAGCAACGTCGCATCGGGCTTCCGGCCACGCGGCCTTTGGTGCAGCGCACCTGGCTAGCCGTGGGCGGCACCCTGTTGACGGCACGACTCGCTCTCCAGCGGGGCTTGGCCTCCCATCTGGCAGGCGGCACCCACCACGCCCACCCCGGCTTCGGCAGTGGCTTCTGCATCTTCAACGACTGTGCTGTCGCCGCACGGGTGTTGCTGAGAACAGGGGAGGTGCGGCGAATTCTGATCGTGGATCTCGATGTGCACCAAGGGGATGGTTCGGCAGCCTGCTTTCAACACGACCCCAGGGTGACCACCCTTTCGGTGCACGCCGCCAGCAATTTCCCTTTGCGCAAAGTGGACGGGGATATCGACATCCCCCTTGCCGACGGCACCAGCGACGACGACTATCTCGCTGCCATTGCCGACCGGTTGCCCGATGCCTTGGACACCATCGCGCCGGATTTGGTGCTTTACAACGCGGGCGTCGATCCCCATCGCGATGATCGGCTCGGCCGACTCGCCCTCAGCGATGCGGGGTTGAAGATGCGCGATCGACTTGTGCTCGATGCCTGTCTGCGCCGCAGGATTGCAACCGCAACGGTGATCGGTGGTGGCTACGACGCCCTCGCTCCCCTGGTGCAGCGGCACGCCATCGTGGTGCGTGCTGCTGCCGAGCAGGCTCGCTTGTTCGACCTTCCATGA
- a CDS encoding pyridoxamine 5'-phosphate oxidase family protein: MTEGISETIPPWRPLLRAAMQREGRSVAARWVQLATTGRDGTPRVRTLVFRGWAGAAQLELFSDQRSEKVTELANDGATELCWLFPKARQQYRLRGKVKLIKATEQPELCQQRWQKLSDTGRAVWGWPTPADPLDPTAAFHDQLAETAPLPEHFVVLRLQVISVERLNLGPHPHQRTRWSADTLWQEEPLNP; this comes from the coding sequence ATGACTGAGGGAATCTCTGAAACCATCCCCCCCTGGAGACCTCTGCTGCGCGCGGCCATGCAGCGAGAGGGGCGCTCCGTTGCCGCCCGCTGGGTGCAACTGGCCACAACAGGACGCGATGGCACACCTCGGGTGCGAACCCTGGTGTTCCGCGGCTGGGCCGGTGCAGCCCAACTCGAACTGTTCAGCGATCAGCGCAGCGAGAAGGTGACGGAACTCGCCAACGATGGAGCAACTGAACTGTGCTGGTTGTTCCCCAAAGCCCGCCAGCAGTACCGCCTGCGGGGAAAGGTGAAGCTGATCAAAGCCACCGAACAACCTGAGCTCTGCCAGCAGCGCTGGCAAAAGCTCTCCGATACAGGACGAGCCGTCTGGGGGTGGCCCACCCCGGCGGATCCGCTGGACCCCACGGCGGCCTTCCACGATCAACTGGCTGAAACTGCACCGCTGCCAGAGCATTTCGTGGTGCTAAGGCTGCAGGTGATCAGCGTTGAGCGGCTCAACCTTGGCCCCCACCCCCATCAACGCACGCGTTGGAGTGCGGACACGCTCTGGCAGGAGGAACCGCTGAACCCCTGA
- a CDS encoding putative 2OG-Fe(II) oxygenase: MDVLDLFPRSILRGTLPDPLLQQLIGLSESVLAHPESSPDASAKLAGQLLQQRELRPDQPGVQELSNNHLLPACDRWIRHVMDRQPPQGRGPWVPGRYRLQMIDLWLNCQTAGDYNPTHTHGGSFSGVIFLKVPPQINANSFDGQLCFHGPEDWHIQSFRTGMAHYVLPVPGEFYVFPAWQPHSVMPFRGDGERWSLAFNVVAAPGVPPTAMQQPAPQQQPLGNVSLSSQRPTAKGF, encoded by the coding sequence GTGGACGTTCTCGATCTGTTTCCCCGCTCCATCCTTCGGGGCACCCTTCCGGATCCTCTGCTCCAACAGTTAATTGGGCTGAGCGAAAGCGTGCTCGCCCATCCTGAGTCCAGCCCCGATGCTTCAGCGAAGCTGGCGGGTCAACTGCTTCAGCAGCGCGAACTGAGGCCTGATCAACCTGGCGTGCAAGAGCTCAGCAACAACCACCTGCTGCCGGCCTGTGATCGCTGGATCCGCCATGTGATGGACCGTCAGCCTCCCCAGGGTCGCGGCCCCTGGGTTCCCGGTCGCTACCGCCTGCAGATGATTGATCTCTGGCTCAATTGCCAAACCGCCGGTGACTACAACCCCACCCACACCCATGGCGGCAGCTTCTCCGGAGTGATCTTTCTGAAGGTGCCACCACAGATCAACGCCAACAGTTTTGATGGCCAACTCTGCTTCCACGGCCCGGAGGACTGGCACATTCAGTCGTTCCGCACCGGCATGGCGCACTACGTGCTGCCTGTGCCCGGTGAGTTCTATGTGTTCCCGGCCTGGCAACCCCATTCGGTGATGCCCTTCCGAGGGGATGGTGAACGCTGGTCGCTGGCGTTCAATGTGGTGGCGGCCCCCGGTGTTCCTCCCACAGCGATGCAGCAGCCCGCCCCCCAGCAACAACCCCTGGGCAACGTCTCGCTCTCGAGTCAGCGACCCACGGCCAAGGGCTTCTGA
- a CDS encoding metallophosphoesterase — MRILQLSDPHLVAADQGLVRGRPALAHFERALQLGGALNPDLVLVTGDLCQDESWGGYARLRRALSQHVRCSVALLPGNHDHPLLLDAVLGRRWTTAPADLLVQGVRVLLLSSHQVGSAAGALGSLQLQWLEQRLRCSERLDLPLVVALHHPPIAIGDAGMDAIRLLDQACLEALLRPHRALRAVLFGHIHQHWQGSWSTRPDVLLLGCPSTLCSFKAVQPCPLGRADDPGGRLVELTADGAIQHRVLRWSSV; from the coding sequence ATGAGGATTCTTCAACTCAGTGATCCACACCTGGTGGCCGCTGATCAGGGGCTGGTGCGCGGTCGGCCGGCCCTAGCTCACTTCGAGCGAGCTCTCCAGCTTGGTGGGGCCTTGAACCCTGATCTGGTGCTGGTGACGGGGGACCTTTGCCAGGACGAAAGCTGGGGTGGCTATGCCCGGCTGCGGCGAGCCCTGAGCCAACACGTGCGCTGCTCGGTGGCCCTGCTGCCCGGCAACCACGATCACCCGCTGCTTCTCGATGCGGTGCTGGGGAGACGCTGGACGACGGCTCCAGCTGATTTGTTGGTGCAAGGCGTGAGAGTGCTGCTGCTGAGCAGCCATCAGGTGGGTTCAGCTGCCGGTGCGCTCGGCTCGCTTCAGCTCCAATGGCTGGAGCAGCGCCTGCGGTGCTCGGAGCGCCTTGATCTGCCCCTGGTGGTCGCTCTCCACCATCCACCGATCGCCATCGGTGATGCCGGTATGGATGCGATCAGGCTCCTCGATCAGGCCTGTCTTGAGGCGCTGTTGCGTCCCCATCGGGCCCTGCGGGCGGTGCTGTTTGGACACATCCATCAGCATTGGCAGGGATCCTGGTCCACGCGGCCTGACGTGCTGCTGCTCGGATGCCCCTCCACGCTCTGCAGTTTCAAAGCGGTGCAGCCCTGCCCCTTGGGTCGCGCTGATGATCCGGGGGGCAGGCTGGTCGAGCTGACGGCTGATGGAGCCATTCAGCACCGGGTGCTGCGCTGGAGCAGCGTCTGA
- a CDS encoding TIGR02450 family Trp-rich protein → MAWRPARAWTSQRPVAGYRHFELITQGGRGPLRWVELAAVLAPSHRELVLWSELKDPTRWISGWESIPESDEDSSTQ, encoded by the coding sequence ATGGCTTGGCGTCCTGCCCGGGCTTGGACCAGCCAGCGCCCGGTGGCCGGTTACCGCCATTTCGAGCTGATCACGCAAGGCGGGCGTGGCCCGCTGCGATGGGTTGAGTTGGCGGCTGTGCTGGCTCCGTCGCATCGCGAGCTGGTGCTTTGGAGTGAGCTGAAGGATCCAACCCGCTGGATCAGCGGATGGGAGTCCATTCCCGAGAGCGATGAGGATTCTTCAACTCAGTGA
- a CDS encoding DUF3764 family protein, translating to METHVLTFTITKSFAEWVATYDASLPLQKIAGITSLYRGVSKDDPSKVCAVMQAAPGVMEQFIADNTDMIAASGHVIESTVSQVFVAN from the coding sequence ATGGAAACCCACGTCCTCACCTTCACCATCACCAAGTCATTTGCCGAATGGGTCGCCACCTATGACGCATCCCTGCCACTTCAGAAAATCGCTGGCATCACCTCGCTCTACCGGGGTGTCAGCAAGGACGACCCCAGCAAGGTCTGCGCGGTGATGCAAGCCGCTCCCGGGGTGATGGAGCAATTCATCGCCGATAACACCGACATGATCGCGGCTTCGGGGCACGTGATTGAGAGCACCGTGAGTCAGGTGTTCGTCGCCAACTGA
- a CDS encoding Fur family transcriptional regulator, translating into MTSSSAPAATDITLQQGLHQDGRRLTPQRKRVLELFERCGSGCHLSAEEVHQQLAALEMKVSLATVYRTLRLLADMGLLQELELSEGGRRFELAVDDHRQHHHVVCIRCGRTEEFESETVLAAGAAAAAHVGFQLIESSLNVRAICPKCQG; encoded by the coding sequence GTGACATCGTCATCTGCCCCTGCCGCAACGGACATCACCCTGCAGCAGGGGTTGCATCAGGACGGGCGCCGTCTGACCCCGCAGCGCAAACGGGTTCTTGAGCTGTTCGAGCGCTGTGGGTCCGGCTGCCACCTCAGTGCCGAAGAGGTGCACCAGCAGCTGGCGGCCCTTGAGATGAAGGTGTCTCTAGCAACGGTGTATCGCACCCTGCGCCTGCTGGCCGACATGGGTCTGCTCCAGGAACTGGAGCTCAGTGAAGGGGGGCGACGCTTTGAACTTGCCGTTGACGATCACCGCCAACATCACCATGTGGTGTGCATCCGCTGCGGCCGCACCGAGGAGTTCGAAAGTGAAACCGTGCTGGCAGCAGGAGCTGCCGCCGCCGCCCATGTTGGTTTTCAGTTGATTGAATCGAGCCTGAACGTGCGTGCGATCTGCCCGAAATGTCAGGGATAG
- a CDS encoding DUF3721 domain-containing protein, giving the protein MQRICFAVAALMLTATTAMAGSHGKPKQAMFKTQAEAEAAAPGFGCTGAHQMGEMWMVCDKHGDADHQGAH; this is encoded by the coding sequence TTGCAACGCATCTGTTTTGCTGTCGCCGCGTTGATGCTCACGGCAACAACGGCCATGGCCGGATCCCACGGCAAGCCAAAGCAGGCGATGTTCAAAACGCAGGCTGAAGCTGAGGCGGCGGCCCCAGGTTTTGGTTGCACCGGTGCTCACCAGATGGGCGAGATGTGGATGGTCTGCGACAAGCACGGTGATGCGGATCACCAGGGAGCCCACTGA
- the arsS gene encoding arsenosugar biosynthesis radical SAM (seleno)protein ArsS (Some members of this family are selenoproteins.) → MEPVAVVETVFPPLKRGQLITLQVNLGYRCNQSCAHCHVNAGPTRTEMMSADLLALIPQILERHSISCLDLTGGAPELHPGFRALVRQARARGTTVIDRCNLTILSEPGQDDLAEFLAEQGVCITASLPCYSAENVDKQRGDGVFERSISGLHQLNALGYGTGDPNRQLDLVYNPLGPVLPPPQQALETDYKKVLGGLGIRFDRLLTLANMPIQRFAKQLERSGDLQRYQTLLEDSHNPDNLGAVMCRQLISVDWQGYLYDCDFNQQLGLPCPGEVRHLRDLIHLEAVPLDQPIHTAPHCFGCTAGAGSSCGGALQG, encoded by the coding sequence ATGGAGCCGGTGGCTGTTGTTGAGACCGTTTTCCCGCCCCTGAAGCGCGGACAGCTCATAACATTGCAGGTCAATCTCGGTTACCGCTGCAACCAGAGCTGTGCCCACTGCCATGTCAATGCAGGGCCCACGCGCACCGAGATGATGAGTGCGGATCTGCTGGCGTTGATTCCGCAGATCCTTGAACGGCATTCCATTTCTTGCCTCGATCTCACGGGGGGAGCACCGGAGTTGCACCCGGGTTTTCGCGCTTTGGTGCGCCAAGCACGCGCACGCGGCACCACCGTGATTGACCGCTGCAATCTCACGATCCTCAGCGAACCTGGCCAGGACGATCTGGCTGAATTCCTGGCGGAGCAGGGCGTTTGCATCACCGCCTCCTTGCCCTGTTACAGCGCCGAGAACGTCGACAAACAGAGGGGAGATGGCGTGTTTGAGCGCAGCATCAGCGGCCTGCACCAGCTCAATGCCCTGGGCTATGGAACGGGCGATCCAAACCGGCAGCTGGATCTCGTTTACAACCCGCTGGGTCCGGTCCTGCCTCCTCCCCAGCAAGCCTTGGAGACGGATTACAAAAAGGTCTTGGGCGGATTGGGGATTCGCTTCGATCGTCTGCTCACGTTGGCGAACATGCCCATCCAACGTTTCGCCAAGCAACTGGAACGCAGTGGCGACTTGCAGCGTTATCAGACCCTTCTTGAGGACTCGCACAACCCGGACAATCTGGGGGCTGTGATGTGCCGTCAGCTGATCAGTGTCGATTGGCAGGGTTATCTCTACGACTGTGATTTCAATCAGCAGCTCGGCCTGCCCTGCCCCGGTGAGGTGCGTCACCTTCGTGATCTGATCCACCTAGAGGCCGTTCCATTGGATCAGCCCATCCACACCGCCCCGCATTGTTTTGGCTGCACCGCTGGCGCCGGCTCAAGTTGTGGCGGGGCGCTCCAGGGCTGA
- the stpA gene encoding glucosylglycerol 3-phosphatase, producing MPRLTPDQLLQELAGAEDLLIVQDLDGVCMQLVKDPLTRRMDPTYVDAVAALDGEFAVLTNGEHEGRRGVNRLVEQALGDSDLPKREGRYLPGLAAGGVQLQDRFGDLSHPGVSPAEMAFLAAAPTRMEALLMERLPGLLPQVSVDDLAEVARAAVLDTQVSPTINLNGIFELVPADVITQQALQTMLSELMHQLLAEAAAQGLEKSFFLHVAPNLGRDAQGQERIKPAAEGDVGTTDIQFMLTGSIKEAGLLVLLNQHIQRRWGESPLGETFNVRTAPHDSEALLALVQQRIPAERMPLLVGVGDTVTSTASADGTCWLRGGSDRGFLNLLQDLGAWCGQSNRVVLVDSSHGEVDRPSHADGSLQGITDPEDPLRIDALMPDGPEQYIAWFRQLSERRRVG from the coding sequence ATGCCCCGTTTGACGCCCGATCAATTGCTGCAGGAGCTCGCCGGTGCTGAAGACCTGCTGATCGTGCAGGACCTGGACGGTGTCTGCATGCAACTGGTGAAGGATCCTCTGACGCGGCGCATGGACCCGACCTATGTGGATGCGGTCGCCGCGCTGGACGGTGAATTCGCTGTGTTGACCAATGGCGAGCACGAAGGGCGGCGCGGGGTGAACCGCCTCGTGGAGCAGGCCCTGGGGGATTCCGATCTCCCCAAACGTGAGGGCCGTTATCTGCCAGGCCTGGCGGCTGGAGGGGTGCAGCTGCAGGATCGCTTTGGTGACCTCAGCCACCCCGGGGTCTCGCCGGCGGAAATGGCTTTTCTCGCTGCAGCCCCCACCCGAATGGAAGCTCTCTTGATGGAGCGATTGCCGGGCCTGTTGCCTCAGGTGAGTGTTGATGACCTGGCCGAGGTGGCCAGAGCCGCGGTGTTGGACACCCAGGTTTCACCCACCATCAATCTCAACGGGATATTTGAACTCGTCCCCGCTGATGTCATCACTCAGCAGGCCCTGCAGACAATGCTCTCGGAGCTGATGCATCAGTTGCTTGCCGAGGCTGCCGCCCAGGGCCTGGAGAAATCGTTCTTCCTGCATGTGGCTCCCAACCTGGGCCGTGATGCGCAAGGCCAGGAACGGATCAAGCCCGCTGCTGAAGGTGATGTGGGCACCACCGACATTCAATTCATGCTCACCGGGTCGATCAAGGAGGCCGGACTTCTGGTGCTGCTTAATCAGCACATCCAGCGCCGTTGGGGTGAATCTCCCTTGGGTGAGACGTTCAACGTAAGAACGGCTCCCCACGATTCCGAAGCGCTGTTGGCGTTGGTGCAGCAGCGCATCCCCGCGGAACGGATGCCATTGCTGGTGGGGGTGGGAGACACGGTCACATCCACGGCATCGGCTGATGGCACGTGCTGGTTGCGGGGTGGGAGTGATCGCGGTTTCCTCAACCTGCTGCAGGACCTCGGTGCCTGGTGCGGTCAATCCAATCGAGTTGTTCTCGTTGATAGCAGCCATGGAGAAGTGGATCGCCCCAGCCATGCCGATGGCAGCTTGCAGGGCATCACCGATCCGGAGGATCCCTTGCGGATTGACGCGCTCATGCCTGATGGTCCGGAGCAGTACATCGCCTGGTTCCGACAGCTCTCTGAACGTCGCCGGGTGGGTTGA
- a CDS encoding Rieske 2Fe-2S domain-containing protein codes for MHPTWTEQWWPISYVQDLDPKTPSRFTLLERDLVIWWDRAASSWRVFPDVCPHRLVPLSEGRINEEGLLECPYHGWSFDGDGQCQRVPQALENTQPNNRRSRCASLPTATRQGLLFVWMGAPDAADPSQLPLVPALEDNPDSWTVQDTFRDLPMDAVTLLENVLDVSHVPFTHHKTVGKRENAAPVEASITGEDASGFTAYWEEGPRRGKLGAQSTTFHAPQLMWHDLTAKGFGRILTVVYAVPIRRGECRLFARFPFQFQSAVPRLLIGLRPRWLQHIGNHKVLEDDQVFLHWQERVLERAGGSPAVERSFFMPTTSDVYVAALHRWLNGNGGEPFAGQPLPPRQSTTALMDRYNSHTIHCRSCSSALKRIRTARPWAWALLWGSAALLGIQQGSAWNSTGLVTAALSALALRQLNRWEQGLTVGSGQAPRNR; via the coding sequence ATGCACCCCACCTGGACCGAACAGTGGTGGCCGATCAGCTATGTGCAGGACCTCGACCCCAAAACGCCGAGTCGCTTCACGCTGCTGGAGCGGGATCTGGTGATCTGGTGGGATCGCGCCGCATCGAGCTGGCGGGTCTTTCCAGACGTCTGCCCCCATCGTTTGGTGCCCCTCAGCGAAGGACGAATCAACGAGGAAGGACTGCTGGAATGCCCTTATCACGGCTGGAGTTTCGATGGAGACGGCCAGTGCCAGCGTGTGCCGCAGGCTCTCGAGAACACCCAGCCCAACAACCGTCGGTCCCGCTGCGCCAGCCTGCCGACAGCCACGAGGCAGGGGCTGCTGTTCGTCTGGATGGGGGCCCCCGATGCCGCGGACCCCAGTCAGCTCCCCCTGGTGCCAGCCCTGGAGGACAACCCCGACAGCTGGACGGTGCAAGACACCTTCCGGGACCTGCCGATGGATGCCGTGACCCTGCTGGAGAACGTGCTGGATGTGAGCCACGTTCCCTTCACCCACCACAAGACCGTCGGCAAACGGGAGAACGCCGCGCCGGTGGAAGCCTCAATCACGGGGGAAGACGCCAGCGGCTTCACGGCTTACTGGGAGGAGGGGCCGCGTCGGGGCAAACTCGGCGCCCAATCCACCACCTTTCATGCCCCGCAGCTGATGTGGCATGACCTCACCGCCAAGGGCTTCGGGCGAATTCTCACGGTGGTCTACGCCGTTCCGATTCGCCGCGGCGAGTGCCGCCTCTTCGCCCGCTTCCCCTTCCAGTTCCAATCCGCCGTCCCCAGGCTGCTGATCGGATTAAGGCCCCGCTGGCTACAGCACATCGGCAATCACAAGGTGCTGGAAGACGATCAGGTGTTCCTGCACTGGCAGGAGCGGGTGCTGGAGCGAGCCGGCGGCAGCCCCGCCGTGGAACGCAGTTTTTTCATGCCCACAACGTCAGATGTCTACGTAGCGGCGCTGCATCGCTGGTTGAACGGCAACGGCGGCGAGCCCTTTGCAGGACAACCTCTACCTCCGCGGCAAAGCACCACGGCGCTGATGGATCGATACAACAGCCACACGATCCATTGCCGCAGCTGCTCGTCGGCGCTGAAACGGATTCGTACTGCCCGCCCCTGGGCATGGGCCCTTCTCTGGGGATCCGCCGCGCTTTTGGGGATCCAACAGGGCAGCGCCTGGAACAGCACCGGCCTGGTCACCGCCGCGCTCTCGGCCCTGGCACTGCGACAACTCAACCGTTGGGAGCAAGGGCTGACGGTCGGCAGCGGCCAAGCCCCCCGCAACCGCTGA
- a CDS encoding glutathione S-transferase family protein gives MTLYLYGGPKTRVSMPKWYLAEKGISYKYVNIDLASRQNLATSYLEVNPFGKLPALKDDSNGLVLFESGAILQYLSENYAEEINDAATRASISQWILFANSTLAIALFVPSNKEREFPRLMSTLNDIYTKKQFLAGDCWTAADCAVNAYLGYLPIFYPNEDLSAYPEIQALNERTRSNPNYRMIMGI, from the coding sequence ATGACGCTTTATCTCTACGGCGGCCCCAAGACCCGTGTATCGATGCCGAAATGGTACTTGGCAGAAAAGGGAATTTCTTACAAATACGTCAACATTGATCTGGCATCTCGTCAAAATCTTGCAACCAGCTATCTGGAGGTGAATCCCTTCGGCAAATTGCCCGCCCTTAAGGACGACAGCAATGGTTTGGTGCTGTTTGAGTCGGGCGCCATTCTTCAGTATCTGTCCGAGAATTACGCCGAAGAGATCAATGACGCCGCAACCCGTGCCTCGATCAGTCAGTGGATTCTTTTTGCCAACTCCACACTAGCGATCGCGCTATTCGTTCCCTCCAATAAGGAGAGGGAGTTTCCAAGGCTGATGTCAACTCTGAATGACATCTACACCAAGAAACAGTTTTTGGCGGGGGATTGCTGGACCGCAGCAGACTGTGCAGTCAATGCATATCTTGGCTACCTCCCCATTTTCTATCCCAACGAAGATCTCTCGGCTTATCCAGAAATCCAAGCCCTCAACGAGCGAACAAGGTCCAACCCGAATTACAGAATGATCATGGGCATTTGA
- a CDS encoding tyrosine-type recombinase/integrase has product MPAKAQSRKVLDGRGEVLSYKRKPSQFFLRVYNSEKQGYDSLKIEGAEDIETACRAALDVYLNLQSKPKERILQVTAQSGVAERIHKPRGRSKRVRLDDAVKLFLEEQEQRVEAGEIKPGTQNNLRKTLDLHFLPFCEKEGLVYTRDIKVGCLDGFTIHVGGSKNSLRSHLTNIKTFLKSLARKKQIDPYEAALLSDITPKVKIKQEDLSANPPFRDEKEWMTFVKEVHAWVKEGEQMNNNRILYSRRKMWSLLMVLKQSGGRPDEILNMTWKDIETQDVGRISESQKQQDIQALREQGLSPENLPDDVQGQLGRVPRYITHLRLLHTKTGAPREVTCNSAEVLARWRKFQEERVAYVNKKHPQWNVELTPDTKVFDSPYGGEWQPQQYNNYTHHWLELMRRCSGKLKGPLLSEKPYTIYSLRSTRAMELLHLGVDVAVAAKSLGHSAQMMLRVYAQLPVRSQAMKAAIAGIEFGRTKDDVRTVELEEVQRE; this is encoded by the coding sequence ATGCCAGCCAAAGCGCAGTCCAGAAAGGTTCTTGATGGCAGAGGAGAGGTCCTCAGCTACAAGAGGAAGCCTTCTCAGTTCTTCCTGAGGGTCTACAACTCAGAGAAGCAAGGGTATGACTCTCTCAAGATTGAGGGTGCTGAAGACATTGAGACAGCTTGTAGAGCTGCTCTGGATGTCTATCTGAACCTTCAGTCAAAGCCTAAAGAAAGGATTCTTCAGGTCACAGCACAGAGTGGTGTAGCAGAAAGAATCCACAAGCCAAGAGGCAGAAGCAAGAGAGTCAGGCTGGATGATGCTGTGAAGCTTTTCCTGGAAGAACAGGAGCAAAGGGTTGAAGCAGGAGAAATCAAGCCAGGCACACAGAACAACTTGAGGAAAACCCTTGACCTGCACTTCCTACCCTTCTGTGAGAAGGAAGGCTTGGTCTATACAAGGGACATCAAAGTTGGATGTCTAGATGGGTTCACCATTCATGTAGGTGGCTCCAAGAACAGTCTGAGAAGTCATCTGACCAACATCAAGACCTTCTTGAAGTCACTAGCCAGGAAGAAGCAGATAGACCCATATGAAGCAGCCTTGCTGTCTGACATCACACCCAAGGTCAAGATCAAGCAAGAGGATCTAAGTGCCAACCCACCATTCAGAGATGAGAAGGAGTGGATGACCTTTGTGAAGGAGGTCCATGCCTGGGTGAAGGAAGGAGAGCAGATGAACAACAACAGGATCCTCTACTCCAGGAGGAAGATGTGGTCTCTTCTGATGGTGTTGAAGCAGTCAGGTGGGAGACCAGATGAAATCCTGAATATGACCTGGAAGGACATTGAGACCCAAGATGTGGGAAGGATCAGTGAAAGCCAGAAACAACAGGACATTCAAGCTCTGAGAGAGCAAGGACTATCACCTGAGAACCTGCCTGATGATGTCCAAGGACAGCTTGGGAGAGTGCCTAGATATATCACACACCTAAGACTTCTACACACCAAGACAGGTGCACCTAGAGAGGTTACCTGCAACAGCGCTGAGGTGTTAGCAAGGTGGAGAAAGTTCCAAGAGGAAAGGGTTGCATATGTCAATAAGAAGCATCCTCAGTGGAATGTAGAACTAACACCAGACACCAAGGTCTTTGACAGTCCATATGGTGGTGAGTGGCAGCCGCAGCAATACAACAACTACACCCATCATTGGCTGGAGTTAATGAGAAGGTGCTCTGGAAAGCTCAAAGGTCCTTTGCTAAGTGAGAAGCCATACACGATCTATAGCCTCAGATCCACCAGAGCAATGGAGCTACTGCATCTTGGTGTAGATGTTGCAGTAGCAGCCAAGAGCCTTGGACACTCAGCTCAAATGATGCTGAGGGTATATGCACAGCTGCCTGTCAGAAGCCAAGCAATGAAGGCAGCCATAGCAGGGATTGAGTTTGGAAGGACAAAGGATGATGTCAGGACTGTAGAACTAGAAGAAGTCCAGCGAGAATGA